A single Capricornis sumatraensis isolate serow.1 chromosome 20, serow.2, whole genome shotgun sequence DNA region contains:
- the LOC138096283 gene encoding cationic amino acid transporter 3-like: MLRQFVRQFGQKLMRKRLQEPIDESERPVAHLNILNLVIVGVGRMLIAGVYILAGAVAKYIAGPATVISFLVAAMFSVLSGLCYAEFGAWVPHSGSAYLYSYVTMGQLYAFIIGWNSILPLVTGTAVLARVSSYVFDSLIGNHISQALQETFSLHLPYSLATYADFFALGLVLLMTGLLLLGVRESILVTKISIGINILVLIFIIITGFIKGDLHNWRLTEQDYNLNISGTRDIYGLGGLGPLGSGGFAPFGFEGILQGTATCFYYFFGVDVLATKGGEAINPHRSIPWSILITIFICFLAYSGVSVALTLMVPYYQIQPHNPLPQAILHSLWLPARYFVIIGTLCALISRLHSAVSRMPPLIYTMAEDGLLFRVLTRTHVRTGIRVVAMMSAANLTGLMALLFKYTDLVDLVSVGTLFVYSLVAFSVLVLRYQPNQNLSKTENTQGEMEIPCLDGHLLDSEPEARNSNILKSLWFPISTIPTRKSGQIVYGCASLLVLLMIILSVILVQWSSQGFSGDSGYTPGAVLLLLLIIGVMVIIWRQPQSPIHLYFKVPALPVLPLVSIFVNLYLMMQITSGTWIIFGIWNVIGFLIYFGYGIQHSLENDE, translated from the exons ATGTTGCGTCAGTTTGTTCGCCAGTTTGGTCAGAAGCTCATGCGCAAGCGGCTGCAGGAACCCATAGATGAGTCTGAGAGACCCGTGGCTCATCTGAACATCCTAAACCTCGTGATCGTGGGTGTGGGCAGGATGTTGATAGCTGGCGTGTACATTCTGGCTGGTGCAGTGGCCAAGTACATAGCTGGACCAGCAACCGTCATCTCGTTCTTGGTGGCTGCCATGTTTTCTGTGTTATCTGGACTCTGCTATGCTGAATTTGGGGCCTGGGTACCTCACTCTGGTTCTGCGTATCTCTACAGCTATGTCACGATGGGTCAACTCTATGCCTTCATCATTGGCTGGAACTCCATACTTCCCTTAGTTACGG GTACTGCTGTCTTGGCCAGGGTCTCGAGTTATGTCTTTGACAGCCTGATAGGGAATCACATCTCTCAGGCATTACAGGAAACTTTCTCTCTGCACCTGCCTTACTCCCTGGCCACATATGCAGACTTTTTTGCCCTGGGCCTGGTACTGCTGATGACAG GACTACTGCTTCTGGGAGTTCGTGAGTCAATCCTGGTTACCAAAATATCCATAGGAATAAACATTTTGGTTCTCATTTTCATTATCATCACTGGCTTCATTAAGGGAGATCTGCATAACTGGAGGCTCACAGAACAGGACTACAACCTAAACATATCCGGAACCAGAGACATCTACGGCTTAGGAGG CTTGGGCCCTCTGGGTTCTGGAGGGTTTGCACCTTTCGGCTTtgaagggattctccagggaacagCTACATGTTTCTACTATTTTTTTGGTGTTGATGTTCTTGCCACTAAAG GGGGAGAAGCAATAAATCCTCATCGTTCCATCCCCTGGAGCATCTTGATCACGATCTTCATCTGCTTTTTGGCTTATTCTGGTGTCTCAGTGGCACTCACCCTCATGGTGCCCTACTACCAGATTCAGCCTCACAACCCTTTGCCACAAGCCATTCTCCATAGTTTGTGGCTCCCCGCCAGATACTTCGTGATTATTGGCACCCTCTGTGCTCTTATATCCAG aCTCCATAGCGCCGTGTCCAGAATGCCTCCTTTGATCTACACGATGGCAGAGGACGGGCTCCTTTTCCGGGTACTTACCCGGACCCATGTCCGCACAGGCATCCGTGTCGTGGCCATGATGTCTGCTGCAAATCTtacag GGCTCATGGCGTTACTCTTCAAGTACACAGATCTTGTGGATCTTGTGTCGGTCGGGACTCTGTTCGTGTACTCCCTGGTGGCATTTTCTGTTCTTGTCCTCAG GTACCAGCCAAACCAGAATTTAAGCAAGACTGAGAACACACAGGGGGAAATGGAGATACCTTGCCTTGATGGACATCTGCTGGACTCTGAACCTGAAGCAAGAAACTCAAACATTCTAAAGAGTCTGTGGTTCCCTATCAGCACCATCCCCACTAGGAAATCTGGCCAGATTGTTTATGGATGTGCCTCACTACTCG TTCTCCTGATGATAATCTTGAGCGTGATCCTGGTCCAGTGGTCCAGTCAGGGGTTCTCTGGAGACTCCGGGTACACACCAggggctgtgctgctgctgctgctcatcaTTGGGGTCATGGTCATCATCTGGAGGCAGCCCCAGAGCCCCAtccatctttattttaag GTCCCTGCTCTGCCTGTCCTCCCACTGGTGAGCATCTTCGTGAACCTTTACTTGATGATGCAGATAACTTCTGGGACCTGGATCATATTTGGTATCTGGAATGTGATTG GATTTCTCATATACTTTGGATACGGGATCCAACACAGCTTAGAGAACGATGAGTGA